From a single Miscanthus floridulus cultivar M001 chromosome 8, ASM1932011v1, whole genome shotgun sequence genomic region:
- the LOC136472656 gene encoding uncharacterized protein, translating into METLFMRAFERRDAAEAQMRQQAASYSRTLACGLLGAGHQPPPCLLPHPAPFAALFCRGAAEEQMQLQVEAYSQSIACALIDAGHLPPPWLLPHRAAGVGTSERSVPADARMRKQVVSYSLSIACALLAAGHRPPPWLVQSPADVATTEGNTVRKASVYLADPQSADHMQHGLTEINHQQKRDVRVRALKVAAAAKRREEKKQTEREMHKAAVKLELQRLKQEKEHRQKQVEYEKKTGADFITRKRQREGDGKRENDRKKKCAEEAPKHQKQLEEIIHSTNTVKDACPKDTDGKDLVENLVKRVGNQLLSDERMESVQRLLASESNSVKAMYADRKSAGSGLQVLENLSDNVDKSYGMTPYEDSDAKDFETLEHQWEIRRRHKLIPSWAQEENLDKILVSNLALDSREVFAHKCSAILSDVLTRGNAQRPIY; encoded by the exons ATGGAGACGCTGTTCATGCGTGCCTTCGAGCGCCGGGACGCAGCGGAGGCGCAGATGCGGCAGCAAGCGGCGTCCTACTCCCGGACCCTCGCGTGCGGCCTCCTCGGCGCGGGGCACCAGCCTCCGCCTTGTCTCCTCCCGCACCCCGCGCCGTTCGCGGCCCTCTTTTGCCGGGGCGCGGCGGAGGAGCAGATGCAGCTGCAGGTGGAGGCCTACTCCCAGTCCATAGCCTGCGCCCTCATTGACGCCGGCCACCTGCCTCCGCCGTGGCTCCTTCCGCACCGCGCTGCTGGAGTAGGGACCTCTGAGCGTTCGGTGCCGGCGGACGCGCGGATGCGGAAGCAGGTGGTGTCCTACTCGCTCTCCATAGCCTGCGCCCTCCTCGCCGCCGGCCACCGCCCCCCACCGTGGCTCGTCCAGTCCCCTGCAGACGTGGCCACCACCGAAG GAAATACTGTAAGGAAGGCATCAGTTTATCTCGCTGACCCCCAAAGTGCAGACCATATGCAACATGGATTGACTGAAATCAACCATCAG CAAAAAAGAGATGTTAGAGTGAGGGCACTTAAGGTGGCGGCAGCTGCAAAGCGTCgtgaagagaagaagcaaaccGAGCGTGAAATGCACAAAGCAGCTGTGAAACTAGAGCTTCAAAGAttaaagcaagagaaagagcacagACAAAAACAAGTGGAGTACGAGAAGAAAACGGGGGCAGACTTTATTACTAGGAAGAGGCAGAGAGAAGGTGATGGAAAGAGGGAGAATGACAGAAAAAAGAAATGTGCTGAAGAGGCACCGAAACATCAAAAGCAGCTGGAGGAAATAATACATTCTACAAATACCGTGAAAGATGCCTGTCCAAAAGATACT GATGGCAAGGATCTTGTGGAGAATTTAGTCAAAAGGGTAGGAAATCAATTATTATCTGATGAAAGGATGGAATCTGTTCAGAGACTTTTAGCATCTGAAAGCAACAGTGTGAAGGCCATGTATGCAGATCGTAAATCAGCAGGTTCTGGGCTTCAGGTTCTGGAAAACTTGTCAGACAATGTGGATAAG TCCTATGGAATGACACCTTATGAAGATTCTGATGCAAAGGATTTCGAAACCTTGGAGCATCAATGGGAAATAAGGCGTAGACATAAGTTGATTCCATCATGGGCTCA GGAAGAAAACTTAGATAAAATCTTGGTATCCAATCTGGCTTTAGACTCCAGAGAAGTTTTTGCTCATAAGTGTTCTGCCATCTTATCTGATG TTCTTACGCGTGGCAATGCTCAACGACCAATCTATTAG